A portion of the Papaver somniferum cultivar HN1 unplaced genomic scaffold, ASM357369v1 unplaced-scaffold_47, whole genome shotgun sequence genome contains these proteins:
- the LOC113342765 gene encoding uncharacterized protein LOC113342765 — translation MALVLDSDRIVKLGDFGVSACVFDRQRSRDTFSWPMDHGHASFSKYHPIKVVGAAVLVNGWLSDLDLQRLSAMENYWHRTVNHTNLVTFQELLEKCKDMQEAICIQFQAHQAANGDATHAVSET, via the exons ATGGC GCTTGTGCTTGACAGCGATAGAATAGTGAAGCTTGGGGATTTCGGTGTTTCAGCTTGTGTATTTGACAGGCAACGCTCAAGGGATACTTTT AGTTGGCCCATGGACCATGGTCATGCTTCCTTCTCGAAGTACCATCCGATAAAG GTGGTTGGGGCTGCAGTACTTGTGAATGGTTGGCTATCTGATTTAGACCTACAACGGTTATCCGCAATGGAAAACTACTGGCACAG AACAGTGAACCACACTAATTTGGTTACGTTTCAGGAACTTCTGGAAAAGTGTAAAGATATGCAAGAGGCAATATGCATTCAATTTCAGGCACACCAAGCTGCTAATGGAGATGCCACACATGCGGTGTCAGAGACTTAG